Below is a window of Camelina sativa cultivar DH55 chromosome 11, Cs, whole genome shotgun sequence DNA.
CTGCATAAGTTTCTGTAGCTAAGGGAACACCACCAAACTTTCTCTATTTTTGCGGGTTTCGTCACATAGTGTAGTGGAAATCTTTGATGATTACAGGCGTTTCACTGATGACATATAGAACTGATATGTATATGTGAAATcagatattttctctcttttccctACATTTCTTCATACTCTGATCTTTGTGGTTCTTAGGAAGAGTATACAATAGGAGATGAAGTTGGGAGGCTACACTGTGAGCATACATACCATGTGAAGTGTGTGCAAGAGTGGTTGCGGATGAAGAGTTGGTGCCCAATCTGCAAAGCTACTGCGGAAACCTCCTCTAAATAACcgtatttttcttcttcctcgttcgttttattatttctttcatCTAAAGCCTGTGAACAACAATGGAACCAGCCTAAAAATGGCCTCACCATTTCCTTTGTGTACATACCAATTTACACTGGCTTTGTCTTTCTCTATCCCTTTTGTCTAATGACAAAACTATcctgtttctcttctttttgcctaatcatttaaagaagaaagatatcaTCTTAAATTCATATTCTCCAATAATTTGTTGAAAAGCAACAAAAAGTTTGGTTCTTTGGATCTCTGGTCGCAATAAGTTTTGTTcaggaaaacttaaaaaagacATTCAGAGAAGACAAAGAGCCTATTTTAAGTAAACTGACAAGCTTCTTCACTGCGAGACAAGTTCAAAGTACAAAGAGAGgtaagatgaagaagaaatcacCAGAAAATGGCAACTTCGTAGGCTACTTACTAATCTACAGGGTAGTATCTGCACTTTGGAAGTATTTTTGTTCAATGAATATGAACTGCAGACTTGCCAGAAGATGGAGTTTTGGTTCAGATAAGCAAGGAATTTACCTGCTTTGGTATCCCAGCCATTAACCTTACAGGCATATGAAACAAAGTGAGAGAGAGTAACAAAACACCTTTTGTGTCCCATAGTATCAATCTATCAGCAGAAACATGAGCCAGATTCAATTGCATCCAAGTGAGAGCCAAAGGTATCCAACAGAAGAGAGCAACTGTTGGATAGGATGAGAAGCTGAAAGCAGAATCATCAAGGAATTCAGAAACTGAAATTCATGAATCTACATAGCGAGAGAGCATAAGACATTTCCCCCTTTGGAAGGCTATTCAACTCAAGTATTACTTGGCAGGATCATCTGAAACGGTTCccaattttatattcatatcttgtagggaaaaaagaaacaagcaagaacacaaCCAGTCGAATGTAAAAATGAGGCAATTcatgaatttgaaattttctttttcattgaaatgataaaacaaaaatgtaatgtAAATGTAAAAGTGATGTCAATGTGTCCTCAAGATATGAATTCTAAAACAACTCTAAGACTATGTTACATACAGAGAGCAATACTGCAGCAATTACATGATTGTTTGTATCTTCCTTCCTAAAACCCACAGTTTCTCGGCCAAAACTTTCTCTTGATTCCCTTAGCGGCCTGCGTGTTACACACCAAGCTTGAAACTCACTGGGATGACCAAATTACTTTTGATCTTCCAACAACACATATATTCAAATGCGGTTCTTCAGGCTTAGcttcttttgtatatatctaCTAACCTGCCCCGAGTCCGCAGCTGCAGGACATAGTTGTGTGTCGCTCAGCCATCAGAGGTCCATCAGAGGATGCGTAGCTTAAGAATCGGTTTGCTACCAAAATCAGTGGCCAGTTATTGGACCAGAGAGCTTACTCAGACAAATTGCAGTGTCCAACATACCAAACATTTTCTTTCACACCCCTTCTCGTTCCTCGAATGAACACATGGAAATCCTCTCCCGTAGCAACGGCCAGTCTTCACCAAGTTGATGCGGATTTAGCTCCATTGCAACTCTAAAATCAAGCAAAGACACTGAAACTTGTTCTTGAGTTATGTCAGATGGTTGGTTGCTAGTTTGTATGTGCACCCCATTTACAATCTTGTCTCGGATCTGCTGTTTGTCTAAACTTTGTTTTCCGAGCGTTCCATTCATGGACCTAGCTCCAGCCAAATCAAGGCACGATTTCACCAGTTTCTTCAGGTAAACGTCCAACATGTTATTTAACATACTAGAACACTCTGTTGAAACCCCTCCAAGATCCTGTGCTACTGCAATATTCTCCATCCGCTTTCTCAGCATCTCTGTGTCTGACAGTCCACCACTGTCATAGCAACTGCTAACATCTGCGCTGGTCGAATTTGGAACTGTTCTGCGAGACCCACCGATACTAGCCGAGCAAAATGGAATCCCTAGAGGTGCAATCACAGGACACATGGAAAGATTCAATCTACCTTGATCCTCTTGAGCTTTATCATCTCTGCTAAATGTAGCTGCAACCTGACCCTTATCTGCTACCCTCATTTTGTCAGCAGGACAAAGAAATGCACCGTCTCTTTCATCACCGTATCGACTTGATCTTTGATAATCAAAAGGACCGCTTTTGTCTTCTCTACAAAGTGGCTGATGCAACAGACTTTCAACCTTTCCGTTTAAGCCAAGTGGACTAGGCCTATCCTTGTCACATATTCCAGACCTAACCTTGTCTGCTAACACCCCATTAGACCAAACATGATCATTCCTATTATGGTTAGGGATCAGAGATCCGCTTTGTTCAGGTCCATCCTCTTTCCCAACCACCAAAGACTTGTTAGGGTGACCAGTTTGGTGAAGTGGAGGTGGGGATTTAGCCAGAGATGCATTTCTCAAGATGGAACGAATCAACTTGTTGTGTAGAGAAAGATTCTCCCTCCCCAAAAGACGGCAACATGACTTATCAAACTCACTCTTAGTAAGCTTCTGACTCAGAAACCTGCCCAAGTAGTAAAAATACCTTCTAGATCTTTCAACCCCAATCTTCTTCACAACTTGCAGTTTCAGCTCAGCTAGATCAATCCTAGGATCTTGAAACCGCTGCATacttctttctgcttcttcttcttcttctaataaaACGAAACTAGACGACAGAGTCAGAGGGAGTGCACAACAAAATAAATGCACCCTCTCAGCTTTTAGTTATCCTTCACACAAACAACCCCAACTCATCAACGTATTATTATTTATCCTCAAACTCAAATCCAAGAGCATTTCAAGAACTCAAGCAGAAGCTTGAAATTCTAGGAGGAGTAGAAATGCAAAAAGCGCCAAATCTCATCTCCCCAAATCCAAAACCCTAGGGGTCATTATTACTAATCAGCTTACACTAGGCCAAGAACCTCAAAATTCAACCTTGGCTGCTGATTCAGTATCAAAATAGATTAAGAAAACCCTAGCTTGGAGATACCAAATCAATCCATAAGAAAGGACCAATCACCAACTAAACTTCACGAGagggtaagaagaagaaactgaatcaGAGCAGAAAAAAACCCAGcattattgttttaattcacGCCCAATTCGGATGCTATGAAGTTGAGAGAATTCTCGAAATTTTTCAGTAGGAGCAAATCGAGATCAGTGGGAGGAGTTTGGATAAATGATTGAAGCTTTGAGAGAACAGAGCAACAGATTCTAATTTCGAATTGAAGATGAAAGGGAAGCGGGGCAATGAGAAGCGGGACCCAA
It encodes the following:
- the LOC104721695 gene encoding uncharacterized protein LOC104721695 codes for the protein MQRFQDPRIDLAELKLQVVKKIGVERSRRYFYYLGRFLSQKLTKSEFDKSCCRLLGRENLSLHNKLIRSILRNASLAKSPPPLHQTGHPNKSLVVGKEDGPEQSGSLIPNHNRNDHVWSNGVLADKVRSGICDKDRPSPLGLNGKVESLLHQPLCREDKSGPFDYQRSSRYGDERDGAFLCPADKMRVADKGQVAATFSRDDKAQEDQGRLNLSMCPVIAPLGIPFCSASIGGSRRTVPNSTSADVSSCYDSGGLSDTEMLRKRMENIAVAQDLGGVSTECSSMLNNMLDVYLKKLVKSCLDLAGARSMNGTLGKQSLDKQQIRDKIVNGVHIQTSNQPSDITQEQVSVSLLDFRVAMELNPHQLGEDWPLLRERISMCSFEEREGV